A stretch of Deltaproteobacteria bacterium DNA encodes these proteins:
- the hemE gene encoding uroporphyrinogen decarboxylase — MQTIQNDTFLRACRREKTGHTPVWLMRQAGRYMKEYMALKAKYSFLEMCRNPEIACEVTMQPIKAFDLDAAIIFADILLPLPGMGIKLEFAKGDGPVIGNPVRTSKDISAIRIIEPEKDVPYLLNAIKLVQRELNGKIPLIGFSGAPFTIASYIIEGGGSKNYINAKRLMYTEPKEWHRLMKKITEIIIRYLKAQADAGVNALQLFDSWVGCLSPEDYKVFALPYNKKIFSALKKYAPKLPFINFSTNTGTYLELCASAGGDVIGLDWKVKLGEAWKRVGYNKAVQGNLDPTVLFGSKAEIKKRAKAVLDEAKGRKGHIFNLGHGIILGTPVDNVRYLIDTVHDLSSK, encoded by the coding sequence ATGCAGACAATACAGAACGACACATTCCTACGCGCGTGCAGGCGCGAAAAAACAGGGCACACGCCCGTGTGGCTCATGCGCCAGGCCGGCAGATATATGAAAGAGTACATGGCCTTGAAGGCAAAGTACTCCTTTCTCGAGATGTGCAGGAACCCTGAGATCGCCTGCGAAGTAACGATGCAGCCCATAAAGGCATTCGACCTCGACGCGGCAATCATATTCGCAGACATTCTTCTTCCTCTTCCCGGAATGGGCATAAAGCTGGAGTTCGCAAAAGGAGACGGCCCGGTAATCGGCAACCCTGTGCGTACCTCCAAGGACATAAGCGCAATCCGCATAATAGAGCCGGAGAAAGACGTGCCTTATCTCCTGAATGCCATAAAGCTCGTGCAGCGCGAGCTTAACGGAAAGATCCCGCTTATAGGGTTTTCCGGAGCGCCGTTTACGATTGCAAGCTATATAATCGAAGGCGGCGGGTCGAAGAACTACATAAACGCAAAGCGTCTTATGTATACCGAACCTAAAGAGTGGCACCGCCTGATGAAGAAGATAACGGAAATCATCATACGTTATCTCAAGGCGCAGGCAGATGCGGGCGTTAACGCGCTCCAGCTTTTCGACAGCTGGGTCGGGTGCCTTAGCCCCGAGGACTACAAGGTCTTTGCTCTTCCGTATAATAAGAAGATATTCTCGGCTCTTAAGAAGTACGCTCCGAAGCTGCCGTTCATAAATTTTTCGACCAACACCGGAACGTATCTCGAACTCTGCGCCTCGGCAGGCGGGGACGTCATAGGGCTTGATTGGAAGGTAAAGCTCGGGGAAGCGTGGAAGAGGGTTGGCTATAACAAGGCAGTTCAGGGCAACCTCGACCCGACGGTTTTATTCGGCTCAAAGGCAGAGATAAAGAAGCGGGCAAAGGCCGTGTTAGATGAGGCCAAAGGCAGGAAGGGCCATATCTTTAACCTCGGACACGGCATAATACTCGGTACGCCGGTGGATAATGTAAGGTATTTGATCGACACCGTGCATGATCTAAGTTCGAAATGA
- the def gene encoding peptide deformylase codes for MSILTVLTYPDERLRVKAAPVMEVNAEVRRLMDEMVETMRAHIGIGLAATQVGVDKRVIVMEIPENIDDEEDYEEGDGSERHKDIKTIVYKFANPEIIASSGEVTFEEGCLSVPGVRADVDRFAEVTVRALDEMGKTVEIAAKGLMAIAFQHEIDHLDGVLFVDKLSRLKRSLILRKYKRLQEEDKED; via the coding sequence ATGAGCATACTAACGGTTCTCACATATCCTGACGAGAGGCTTCGCGTAAAGGCCGCGCCTGTTATGGAGGTAAACGCCGAGGTGCGCCGCCTTATGGACGAAATGGTCGAGACCATGCGCGCGCACATAGGCATAGGCCTTGCCGCAACGCAGGTAGGCGTTGATAAGCGCGTAATAGTGATGGAAATTCCGGAGAATATCGATGACGAAGAGGACTATGAAGAAGGGGACGGAAGCGAAAGGCATAAGGACATAAAGACCATTGTCTACAAGTTCGCAAACCCTGAGATTATAGCTTCTAGCGGAGAGGTAACCTTTGAGGAAGGCTGTCTTAGCGTGCCGGGCGTTAGGGCCGATGTAGACAGGTTTGCCGAGGTAACGGTACGCGCCCTTGATGAAATGGGCAAGACAGTTGAAATCGCCGCAAAAGGCCTGATGGCAATAGCCTTTCAGCACGAGATAGACCATCTTGACGGCGTGTTGTTTGTCGATAAGCTAAGCCGCTTAAAGCGCTCGCTCATACTTAGAAAGTATAAAAGGCTGCAGGAAGAGGATAAGGAAGATTAG
- the hemH gene encoding ferrochelatase, which translates to MSEGKKKGVLLLAFGGADAIENVAPFVKNVLKGRPVSDETVKHAEKRYALIGGSSPLLKITLAEADALKVELASLGLDTEVYVGMRFWHPYIKETVRDMWMDGVEDALAVIMAPHTSRVATGGYLADIEEARKTTAGVPEVRYASTWHTHPLFIEAIKDNIDAALKTLPLDKKTLLLFTAHSLPAPALAGDSYVGKINETIEAVTKGANLPEHRLAYQSKGGGPVEWLGPAAEDEIEKAAKDGFGSILIVPVGFVSDHVETLYDIDILFKDIALKAGLNFARSLSLNTSPKFIKMLADVVLNNIKGSA; encoded by the coding sequence ATGAGCGAAGGTAAAAAGAAAGGCGTGCTGCTTCTGGCCTTCGGAGGCGCGGACGCTATAGAAAATGTGGCGCCTTTTGTAAAGAACGTCTTAAAGGGTCGCCCTGTAAGCGACGAGACGGTAAAGCACGCTGAGAAACGCTACGCCCTTATCGGCGGCTCTTCGCCGCTTCTTAAAATCACACTTGCCGAGGCAGACGCGCTAAAGGTCGAGCTTGCATCTCTTGGCCTCGATACCGAGGTCTACGTTGGCATGCGTTTTTGGCATCCGTATATAAAGGAAACCGTTCGCGACATGTGGATGGACGGGGTCGAGGACGCGCTTGCCGTTATCATGGCCCCGCACACATCGAGGGTTGCTACAGGCGGGTATCTTGCTGATATAGAAGAGGCGAGAAAAACGACTGCCGGGGTGCCGGAGGTTCGGTACGCATCTACGTGGCATACGCACCCGCTATTCATAGAGGCGATAAAGGACAATATAGACGCTGCGCTAAAAACACTTCCGTTGGATAAAAAAACGCTTTTGCTTTTCACCGCGCACAGTCTTCCGGCGCCTGCGCTTGCCGGAGATTCGTATGTTGGGAAAATAAACGAGACCATAGAGGCCGTTACCAAGGGCGCAAATCTCCCTGAGCATCGCCTTGCCTACCAGAGTAAGGGCGGCGGCCCTGTTGAGTGGCTTGGCCCTGCTGCAGAGGATGAAATCGAAAAGGCCGCAAAGGACGGATTCGGTAGTATTCTTATAGTCCCTGTAGGCTTTGTCTCTGACCACGTTGAAACGCTCTACGACATAGATATTCTATTTAAGGATATAGCGCTAAAGGCAGGCCTTAACTTCGCGCGCTCTCTTTCGTTAAACACCTCGCCAAAGTTCATAAAGATGCTTGCCGACGTAGTGCTAAATAACATCAAGGGCAGCGCATGA
- a CDS encoding class I SAM-dependent methyltransferase, which produces MAKKKFIPALEFSFMTCFYDPMTRLFLPYGFMARELVGATGVSSGKSLLDFGCGTASVLTEINRMQTGAKLTGIDIDPEILAVAKEKIRRSGAAIAIDEYDGHRLPYEDASLDVVISSLVFHHIEPEGKREALKELFRVLKPGGRIAILDLGPPSGLFARIGVFMMSFKEHIHDNAEGLLPSYMKEAGFIDVTDKLSFKKVFGTIYLYAGRRG; this is translated from the coding sequence ATGGCCAAGAAAAAGTTCATACCAGCTCTCGAGTTTAGCTTTATGACGTGTTTTTACGACCCGATGACGCGTCTTTTTCTGCCTTACGGCTTTATGGCCAGGGAGCTTGTAGGGGCAACCGGGGTTTCATCCGGTAAAAGCCTACTCGATTTCGGTTGCGGCACAGCAAGCGTGCTTACGGAAATAAACCGCATGCAAACGGGTGCGAAGCTCACGGGCATTGACATAGACCCGGAAATCCTTGCGGTTGCGAAAGAAAAAATTAGGCGAAGTGGCGCTGCCATTGCCATAGACGAGTATGACGGCCACAGGCTTCCGTATGAAGACGCTTCACTTGATGTCGTTATATCGAGCCTTGTCTTTCACCACATAGAGCCGGAAGGTAAGCGCGAGGCCTTAAAGGAGCTTTTTCGCGTGTTAAAGCCCGGGGGCCGCATCGCAATACTCGACCTCGGCCCGCCATCTGGATTATTTGCGCGTATAGGGGTGTTCATGATGTCCTTTAAGGAACATATACATGACAATGCCGAGGGGCTTCTTCCGTCCTATATGAAGGAAGCGGGGTTTATTGACGTTACCGACAAATTGTCATTCAAAAAAGTGTTTGGCACGATATACCTGTATGCGGGGAGAAGAGGGTAG
- the fmt gene encoding methionyl-tRNA formyltransferase — MKNLKIVFMGSPEFAAASLKALLNAGADVACVVTQPAKPSGRSKVPVDTAVKTLALGRGITVYEPKSLKDSAFQDVLKDIKPDVIAVVAYGKILPEAVLNIPRLGCVNVHASLLPKYRGAAPVNWAIVNGEKVTGVTTMLMDKGMDTGPMLLKEEIGIDDGDTAESVLEKLAPLGGSLLVQTLGLLAEGNLKAERQDESQATYAPILKKEDGLIDWSRSAVEINNRVRGFAPWPGAYTKLDGKVLKIHLGRAVGEDSKDARPGEVLDIEGGVIRVKCGSGCYEIMELQLEGKKRCGADEFTRGHKLGKKVFG, encoded by the coding sequence ATGAAAAACCTTAAAATAGTCTTCATGGGCTCGCCGGAGTTTGCGGCAGCGTCTTTGAAGGCCCTTCTTAATGCAGGGGCGGATGTAGCCTGCGTTGTAACGCAGCCGGCAAAGCCTTCTGGCAGGAGCAAGGTCCCTGTTGATACTGCCGTAAAAACGCTTGCGCTTGGCAGAGGCATAACGGTATATGAGCCAAAGAGCCTTAAAGACAGCGCGTTTCAGGATGTTTTAAAAGACATAAAGCCCGATGTCATCGCTGTCGTAGCTTACGGGAAAATCCTTCCGGAGGCTGTGCTTAACATACCGAGGCTTGGGTGCGTGAACGTGCACGCCTCTCTTTTGCCAAAGTACAGGGGCGCGGCCCCTGTGAACTGGGCGATAGTTAACGGCGAAAAGGTAACGGGCGTTACGACCATGCTCATGGACAAGGGCATGGATACAGGCCCCATGCTCCTTAAAGAGGAGATAGGGATAGATGATGGAGATACCGCAGAAAGCGTGCTCGAAAAGCTTGCCCCTCTAGGCGGAAGCCTTCTTGTACAGACGCTCGGGCTTCTTGCCGAAGGTAATTTGAAGGCCGAAAGACAGGACGAATCACAGGCCACCTACGCGCCGATACTAAAGAAAGAAGACGGCCTCATAGACTGGAGCAGGAGCGCGGTAGAGATAAATAACCGGGTGCGCGGGTTTGCGCCCTGGCCCGGAGCGTATACGAAGCTCGACGGCAAGGTTCTAAAGATACATTTGGGCAGGGCGGTCGGCGAAGACTCAAAGGACGCGAGGCCTGGCGAGGTGCTTGATATAGAGGGCGGCGTTATCCGTGTTAAGTGCGGGAGCGGCTGTTACGAGATAATGGAGCTTCAGTTGGAAGGTAAAAAGCGCTGCGGCGCAGACGAGTTTACAAGAGGGCATAAGCTTGGAAAAAAAGTCTTTGGATAA
- a CDS encoding DUF116 domain-containing protein: MEKKSLDNGAEINSAGHASVEYRPGGFAVAAFVGAIALFIAAIGFFLWYVPTVGLSHIHPALPYALGAVIIIVVGFVAIGGIAVASSAMRGASSQAVSPMFRGLLVKFFLPVTIMASGLFKIPKIKVEQVFIDLNNKMVRGLSQRKSGFKPEKIILLMPHCIQFDDCKIKVTRDVDNCVECGKCEIAELLTVSRKYGLKFFVLTGGTVARRKLKEFRPDAVVAVACERDLTSGVQDAYPLPVLAIVNKRPLGYCLSTGVDMTEVKNAIEALLNPESAKAA; encoded by the coding sequence TTGGAAAAAAAGTCTTTGGATAATGGCGCCGAGATAAACAGCGCAGGGCATGCGAGTGTAGAGTACAGGCCGGGGGGCTTTGCTGTCGCTGCTTTTGTCGGCGCAATTGCGCTCTTCATAGCGGCAATAGGGTTCTTTCTCTGGTACGTGCCAACGGTAGGGCTCTCGCACATACACCCGGCGCTTCCGTACGCGCTCGGGGCTGTGATAATAATAGTCGTAGGGTTCGTTGCAATAGGCGGCATTGCAGTTGCTTCGTCTGCAATGAGGGGGGCCTCGAGCCAGGCAGTTTCCCCGATGTTTAGGGGGCTTCTTGTTAAGTTCTTTTTGCCGGTGACCATAATGGCCTCCGGGCTCTTTAAGATTCCGAAGATAAAGGTAGAGCAGGTGTTTATAGACTTAAATAACAAGATGGTCAGAGGCCTGTCGCAAAGAAAAAGCGGCTTTAAGCCCGAGAAGATAATCCTTCTCATGCCCCACTGCATACAGTTCGACGATTGTAAAATAAAGGTCACTCGCGACGTCGATAATTGCGTTGAATGCGGCAAGTGCGAGATAGCGGAGCTTTTGACCGTGTCGAGAAAGTACGGCTTAAAGTTCTTTGTGCTTACCGGAGGCACCGTTGCAAGGCGTAAGCTTAAGGAATTTCGGCCCGATGCCGTTGTGGCCGTTGCCTGCGAAAGAGACCTTACAAGCGGAGTTCAGGACGCGTACCCGCTTCCTGTGCTTGCAATCGTCAACAAGAGGCCGCTTGGGTATTGTCTGTCGACAGGAGTGGATATGACCGAGGTCAAAAACGCCATCGAGGCGCTGCTTAACCCGGAGAGCGCGAAGGCTGCTTAG
- a CDS encoding carboxypeptidase-like regulatory domain-containing protein translates to MAAASDKDKADIRRQLNLPPDEPIGIDARKFYTKEIRGRVVDADTRKPIEGAVVVAVWEYKKPYGEGSIDVIIDIAESVTDKDGNYFIAAKGPLTIPWNGEFKRSDPELWFFKEGYEAQDQYNMDKAIVEKILSNPEGFDAFVSYEEMRAYYKDAASRLPWAFKRKKYTDVANLDSELLGDEFSRLHDNVKTPKGQIRESVWNGRLITLHPKTDEERYWDMLRYFYESFEEYLHYHDPNKTDFVARDISEWRKVKNALHAVKSATKNHKSKILHYHTPEFIEKELFKEEAP, encoded by the coding sequence ATGGCCGCCGCGAGCGACAAGGACAAGGCCGACATCAGGAGGCAGCTTAACCTTCCCCCTGACGAACCAATAGGCATAGACGCAAGGAAGTTTTATACAAAGGAAATCCGTGGAAGGGTTGTGGACGCGGATACGAGAAAGCCTATCGAAGGCGCGGTGGTGGTGGCGGTGTGGGAATACAAGAAGCCGTACGGCGAAGGGAGTATTGACGTGATTATTGACATTGCCGAGAGCGTTACGGATAAGGACGGCAATTATTTTATTGCTGCCAAGGGGCCGTTAACTATCCCATGGAACGGCGAATTTAAGCGCAGCGACCCTGAGCTTTGGTTTTTTAAGGAAGGGTATGAGGCGCAAGACCAATATAACATGGACAAGGCTATTGTGGAGAAGATTCTAAGCAATCCCGAAGGCTTCGATGCGTTTGTGAGTTACGAGGAGATGCGGGCGTATTATAAGGACGCTGCCAGTAGGTTGCCGTGGGCTTTTAAGCGCAAGAAATATACGGACGTGGCTAATCTGGACAGCGAATTGCTGGGAGATGAGTTTTCGAGGCTTCACGATAACGTTAAGACCCCCAAGGGGCAAATCCGCGAATCCGTGTGGAACGGCCGCTTAATAACGCTCCACCCCAAGACCGACGAGGAGAGGTATTGGGATATGTTGAGGTATTTTTATGAATCTTTTGAAGAGTACTTACATTACCATGATCCAAATAAAACGGATTTTGTTGCCAGAGACATTTCAGAGTGGAGAAAGGTCAAAAACGCACTGCACGCTGTAAAAAGTGCAACAAAGAATCATAAAAGTAAAATTCTTCATTATCATACACCAGAGTTTATTGAGAAAGAATTGTTCAAGGAGGAGGCACCATGA
- the htpX gene encoding zinc metalloprotease HtpX codes for MNYLKTAVLLGLLAGMLVAIGGHLGGKQGALIALIIAGVMNFGAYWFSDKMVLAMYGAKQVTEAEAPELVGMVRDLAVKANLPMPKVYMMETDTPNAFATGRNPEHAVVAATTGIMRLLTREELMGVMAHELSHIKNRDMLISTVAATIAGAISYLSHMAMWFGGGRDNERGGHPAVLILTMILGPIAAFLIQMAISRSREYGADRGGAEIAGNPMYLAEALRKLTYYNQKIPMHNVNESTAHMFIVSPLFGRGGLTSLFTTHPPLEERIKRLEAMVGLVR; via the coding sequence ATGAACTATCTTAAGACAGCTGTTCTTCTCGGTCTCCTTGCGGGCATGCTCGTTGCCATAGGCGGGCATTTGGGCGGCAAGCAGGGCGCGCTCATTGCGCTCATAATCGCCGGGGTGATGAACTTCGGTGCGTACTGGTTTAGCGACAAGATGGTGCTTGCGATGTACGGCGCCAAGCAGGTAACAGAGGCCGAGGCCCCGGAGCTTGTGGGAATGGTAAGGGACCTGGCAGTGAAGGCCAATCTGCCGATGCCAAAGGTTTATATGATGGAGACCGATACGCCAAACGCCTTTGCTACCGGCAGAAACCCCGAACACGCCGTAGTTGCAGCGACAACCGGCATCATGAGGCTTCTTACGCGCGAAGAGCTGATGGGCGTGATGGCGCACGAGCTTAGCCACATAAAGAACCGCGATATGCTTATCTCAACCGTTGCCGCGACTATTGCCGGCGCGATAAGCTATCTCTCGCACATGGCCATGTGGTTTGGCGGCGGCCGCGATAATGAACGCGGCGGGCATCCGGCTGTTCTGATACTCACGATGATACTTGGCCCTATAGCGGCCTTCCTCATACAGATGGCAATATCGCGCTCAAGGGAGTACGGAGCCGATAGGGGGGGCGCGGAGATTGCAGGAAACCCGATGTATCTTGCCGAGGCGCTAAGAAAGCTTACGTATTATAATCAGAAGATACCGATGCATAATGTGAATGAATCGACTGCGCACATGTTCATCGTGAGCCCGCTTTTTGGCAGGGGCGGTTTGACGAGCCTTTTCACCACGCACCCGCCTTTGGAGGAGCGTATCAAGCGTCTTGAGGCAATGGTTGGGCTTGTAAGGTAA
- a CDS encoding RNA methyltransferase, translating into MVKGVAKNISIVLVEPRGAGNIGSVCRAMKNNGLKDLRLVNPVPYMTEEGKSMACNATDMLQAARVFPTLDVAIKDAPLVVGTTRRRGKLRFPTMNIDEAIPEIIKRARKNRVAILFGREDKGLKNEETEICDILLEIPSHRDYASINLAQAVFVVCHYIFRAENPVEPSYRVAPREDVELFYGHIEKMARKLGYGEKVKGEFIIASILRNFRRLFGRTGLMHKEVNMMRGLITRIEEEVE; encoded by the coding sequence ATGGTAAAGGGTGTAGCTAAAAACATATCAATAGTGCTTGTTGAGCCGAGGGGCGCAGGAAACATCGGAAGCGTTTGCCGCGCAATGAAGAATAACGGCTTAAAGGACTTACGCCTCGTTAACCCCGTGCCTTACATGACAGAGGAAGGCAAATCCATGGCCTGTAACGCTACCGACATGCTTCAGGCCGCGCGCGTGTTTCCAACGCTCGACGTGGCCATAAAGGATGCGCCGCTTGTCGTAGGCACGACGAGACGCAGAGGCAAGCTTCGCTTTCCAACGATGAACATAGACGAGGCCATACCGGAGATAATCAAGCGCGCAAGGAAGAACCGCGTTGCAATACTTTTTGGCAGGGAGGATAAGGGCCTAAAGAACGAAGAAACCGAGATTTGCGACATTCTTCTCGAGATACCCTCGCACCGCGATTATGCCTCCATAAACCTTGCGCAGGCAGTGTTTGTAGTGTGTCACTACATATTCAGGGCAGAGAACCCTGTTGAGCCGTCGTACAGGGTTGCACCAAGAGAGGACGTCGAGCTCTTCTACGGGCACATCGAGAAGATGGCGAGAAAGCTCGGGTACGGCGAAAAGGTAAAGGGCGAATTCATCATAGCAAGCATTCTAAGGAACTTTCGCCGTTTGTTTGGCAGAACGGGCCTGATGCACAAGGAAGTGAACATGATGCGCGGGCTCATAACGAGGATAGAGGAAGAGGTAGAGTAG